The Phycisphaerales bacterium AB-hyl4 genome has a window encoding:
- a CDS encoding tyrosine-type recombinase/integrase — translation MAASTSKLPKLRRQKEKGRADRAFVMLDDCKVWCGRWGTEEAQQRYDRAIAEWLAAGRRRAVQAAEQVTVTVLVDRFLTHADRHYVHSDGTPTSKHSDYRQTIKPLLALYADLPATEFSPRCLRAVRQRMVTAGLARNTINQRIRLIRHIFKWAAAWELVCPDVPAALAMVEGLQMHRSDAPETEPVTPVADELLNAALPHLTPTLQAMVRLQRVTGMRPDEVCSMMGGEVDVSGEVWEYRPKSHKTAWRSRTRTVFIGPEGQKALRPYMKTDPTAPIFSPRQSERERREAMRSARKTPASCGNGPGDNCQATPRRQAAARWTTQSYGRAIQYACDSAFPPPADLQRRRVPTTGRKAERWETRTEWHDRLRSEKRLDELKRWQKDHRWAPNQLRHAYATEVRQKHGLEAAQVLLGHARADVTQLYAERDVDRARQVARQVG, via the coding sequence GTGGCCGCTTCAACATCAAAACTCCCGAAATTACGTCGCCAGAAGGAAAAAGGCCGCGCTGACCGTGCGTTCGTCATGCTCGATGACTGCAAGGTCTGGTGCGGACGCTGGGGCACGGAGGAGGCCCAGCAACGTTATGACCGCGCTATCGCCGAATGGCTGGCCGCCGGCCGGCGGCGCGCCGTCCAAGCCGCTGAGCAGGTGACCGTGACCGTCCTGGTCGACAGGTTCCTCACACACGCAGACCGTCATTATGTGCATTCGGACGGCACACCAACCAGCAAACACTCTGACTACCGCCAGACTATCAAACCGCTGCTCGCCCTTTACGCGGACCTGCCAGCCACAGAGTTCTCCCCCCGCTGCCTGCGGGCCGTTCGCCAGCGAATGGTCACGGCCGGATTGGCCCGCAACACAATCAACCAGCGCATCCGACTGATCCGGCACATTTTCAAATGGGCAGCCGCTTGGGAGCTGGTCTGCCCCGACGTGCCGGCTGCTCTAGCAATGGTCGAGGGGCTGCAGATGCACCGTAGCGACGCTCCCGAGACGGAACCAGTCACGCCCGTTGCCGACGAACTGCTGAATGCGGCGTTGCCGCACCTGACGCCAACGCTTCAGGCGATGGTCCGACTTCAGCGAGTGACCGGAATGCGGCCGGATGAGGTTTGCTCGATGATGGGCGGCGAAGTCGACGTATCGGGCGAGGTCTGGGAATACCGCCCCAAGAGCCACAAGACAGCCTGGCGAAGTCGTACGCGGACCGTCTTCATCGGCCCGGAAGGCCAGAAAGCCCTTCGTCCGTACATGAAAACTGATCCCACCGCACCGATTTTCAGCCCCCGACAGAGCGAAAGGGAGCGGCGTGAGGCAATGCGGTCAGCCCGCAAGACCCCGGCGAGTTGCGGCAATGGACCGGGCGATAATTGCCAAGCTACACCTCGTCGTCAGGCTGCCGCACGATGGACAACGCAGAGCTACGGTCGTGCGATTCAGTACGCTTGTGACAGCGCTTTTCCTCCACCTGCTGACCTCCAACGTCGACGTGTGCCTACCACCGGTCGCAAGGCTGAGCGATGGGAGACACGTACCGAATGGCATGACCGCTTACGGAGTGAGAAACGCCTGGACGAACTGAAGCGGTGGCAGAAGGATCATCGTTGGGCCCCGAACCAACTCCGCCACGCGTATGCGACGGAAGTCCGGCAAAAGCACGGCCTGGAAGCTGCGCAGGTTCTTCTCGGCCATGCACGAGCAGATGTAACCCAGTTGTATGCCGAGCGCGACGTGGATCGCGCCCGGCAGGTAGCGAGGCAGGTGGGATAA
- a CDS encoding McrC family protein: MHLTITEYQKIPREQIGATRLQRLERLDRSHAAGSGEHIFDWSAMDTIRALNHVGVVQVPGLTVEILPKIEQVNDMTNDGEIPPQRARHNLLYMLAVTRCLPIRERHLAALRVQRMSLLEALIAIFARALVDELRRGLHHDYVRREENGHRLKGKLLLTQHLRANVARRDRMWVAFDEFLPDNLINRILKATCMRLVSLTRVTRTRQLLQEALIEMEQVDAQRIDNHHFEQVHLSRNSQRFEHLVDFCRLVLSNRSPAPTAGELSSFTLLFAMDQLFEEFVGRMIRRHADSLGFDRRQVRLQAHGDRRWLLRTSTDQGRFRLIPDVVVKGAGRLPQLILDTKWKRLRTDAEDARNGVSQADIYQLFAYAQQYQCPLSILLYPAVSGVSPKCYRIAHDAHERQIKIAFIDLSVDLAANNGRFVDELQAALA; this comes from the coding sequence ATGCACCTCACCATCACCGAGTACCAGAAGATCCCGCGGGAGCAGATCGGCGCTACCCGGCTGCAGCGCCTGGAGCGGCTTGACCGAAGCCATGCCGCCGGTTCGGGCGAGCACATCTTTGACTGGTCTGCCATGGACACAATTCGGGCACTGAACCACGTGGGGGTGGTTCAGGTACCGGGGCTGACGGTCGAAATTCTGCCGAAGATCGAGCAGGTCAACGACATGACCAACGACGGCGAGATACCTCCGCAGCGGGCTCGTCACAACCTGCTCTACATGCTCGCGGTGACACGTTGTCTACCAATTCGGGAACGCCACCTGGCGGCGCTTCGCGTGCAACGGATGTCACTGCTGGAAGCGCTGATTGCGATCTTCGCCCGGGCACTGGTGGATGAGCTGCGGCGCGGTCTCCATCACGACTATGTCCGACGTGAGGAGAATGGTCATCGGCTGAAGGGAAAGCTTTTGCTCACGCAGCATCTGCGGGCCAATGTCGCCCGCCGTGATCGGATGTGGGTCGCATTTGACGAGTTCTTGCCGGATAACCTGATTAACCGCATTTTGAAGGCGACCTGCATGCGACTGGTGAGCCTGACGCGCGTCACGCGGACGCGGCAGCTGCTTCAGGAAGCGCTTATCGAGATGGAGCAGGTGGACGCGCAGCGAATCGACAACCACCACTTCGAGCAGGTTCATTTGAGCCGGAATTCCCAACGTTTCGAGCATTTGGTGGACTTCTGTCGACTCGTGCTCTCTAATCGTTCGCCCGCGCCAACAGCGGGTGAGTTGTCGAGTTTCACGTTGCTGTTTGCGATGGATCAGTTGTTCGAGGAATTCGTCGGCCGAATGATCCGGCGTCACGCCGATAGCCTCGGATTTGATCGCCGTCAGGTGCGACTTCAGGCCCACGGCGACCGCCGTTGGCTGCTCCGTACCTCGACGGACCAGGGACGGTTCCGACTCATTCCCGACGTGGTGGTCAAAGGAGCGGGGAGATTGCCCCAGCTGATCCTCGATACCAAGTGGAAGCGGCTCAGGACAGATGCGGAGGACGCGCGGAATGGCGTTTCACAAGCGGACATCTACCAGCTTTTCGCCTACGCTCAGCAGTACCAGTGTCCACTGAGCATCCTGCTCTATCCAGCCGTGTCCGGCGTTTCACCGAAGTGCTACCGGATCGCTCACGACGCGCATGAACGGCAAATCAAGATCGCATTCATCGACCTGAGTGTCGACCTCGCAGCCAATAATGGACGGTTCGTTGATGAGCTACAGGCGGCTCTTGCCTAA
- a CDS encoding MrcB family domain-containing protein gives MTEGSNEKHFWSTAKRLLDIIPSRPEVLSGDTEQVRLARRLAEDAASLADALVPSPYWKADASCGKGQWASLPWVAIFDERETTQASKGAYVVIHLMQDQTTGSPTGKPGIRLGFGISATGSQKQDRSELVGQLVAEMENQLDTGEDFGRFWLATGPQPRPTVQPAAGFARACADGLVLERFVPADEVEARADELTDDLTQVLTWYRRWVDHHQKADPIPPAQASKDFFALMREYQAERNLFTSPRGAVYEVVNVGDDKCTIRRLSTAEPTEDVCTAKVVRGAIKRLQAAGGSMPVGDLAEQLNRSRAVMAAILQAPCAGLTADRASARLINNPDDAASLLRDYLGSLRVDRSTGAPKLYKPAMVDVVLAGIESGEVTHNRIDFDWLAGRFRERMAEFGQTVTDTQAAMVAFHLSSEPFWLLSYQQGAEIITTSTGLSADGFRSRIRQISIRQPFWETLQAPSRLGAIRNHLQQTWWPSDGVDMNVKLDEGLLARAAKETIRPWLIDKRKLDDTKAEGYHHQQVIPRAQPHLTREALEADAVGHVTEAIKASANLLSQYEHLHPVEFLAQVDAAEARTHLLDLLHGDDPVVERIRHFLDWGGFRKGGDGRKIGFNGTIVSYLLAMSNPAEHAFCKPEVYRAAALALLGPEAVVADPAERIEHATALYRVALALLKEKHALPFTDLMHVHISFYIVKNGAGGYPNWEQLRETMIGRKPKRVTMSSTNHLNLVLYGPPGTGKTYNAVREAVRLCDGQLPDEHDQVLNRFRRLQEDGRIGFVTFHQSYGYEDFMEGISPAIEDAEAEVSDDENSEGGDIRYQCRDGVFKKMCNLAKSHISRPRKQVNVDPAKVAVWKMSLGNTADPEQSAIYDECLENNYILLGYGDDIDFSKCNSRSAVHQLHLKEYGHPKRLKTSASLVHALKHQMKIGDLVVISDGNFKFRAIGRIAGDYQFLQNEDRESYRQMRPVEWLVVCDESLPREKISTKVFSQRTIHRLNHQSLKLDALRDMLSAKDNGANQVLPYVLIIDEINRGNISKILGELITLLEPDKRLGEPNELKITLPYSGDSFGVPANLHVLGTMNTADRSIAFLDVALRRRFVFREMMPELGVIRHLVGDNGRIGDVDVAKVLETINRRIELLFDRDHQIGHSYLLGVQTLADLRDVFVSTVIPLLQEYFYEDWAKVCAVLGCPYDSETGKVKQVTPIIQTELLSADDLLDGDLSDMENRVRCHVSSDFCQATDEETLEPYFHGVTGRPVKSAQLLANL, from the coding sequence TCCGTATTGGAAGGCGGACGCATCCTGCGGCAAGGGGCAGTGGGCGAGCCTGCCCTGGGTGGCGATCTTCGATGAACGGGAGACGACCCAAGCCAGCAAGGGCGCCTACGTCGTGATCCATCTGATGCAGGATCAGACCACCGGCTCGCCGACCGGCAAACCGGGGATTCGCCTCGGCTTCGGCATTTCGGCTACGGGCAGTCAGAAACAAGATCGGTCGGAGCTGGTCGGGCAGCTGGTTGCCGAAATGGAGAATCAACTGGATACGGGGGAGGATTTCGGTCGATTCTGGCTGGCCACCGGCCCCCAACCTCGCCCTACGGTTCAACCGGCTGCTGGCTTCGCCCGGGCTTGTGCCGACGGCTTGGTATTGGAGCGTTTCGTACCAGCAGACGAGGTTGAAGCGCGTGCGGACGAGCTGACTGATGATCTGACGCAGGTGCTGACATGGTACCGGCGTTGGGTGGACCATCATCAAAAGGCGGATCCCATTCCGCCCGCACAGGCGAGCAAAGATTTTTTCGCCTTGATGCGGGAGTACCAGGCCGAACGAAATCTTTTCACGAGTCCGCGTGGAGCGGTCTACGAAGTGGTGAATGTCGGTGACGATAAGTGCACCATACGCCGGCTGAGCACAGCAGAACCAACCGAGGATGTCTGTACCGCCAAGGTCGTCCGCGGAGCGATCAAGCGGTTACAGGCTGCGGGCGGCTCGATGCCCGTTGGCGACCTCGCCGAGCAGCTGAACCGAAGCCGCGCCGTGATGGCGGCGATCCTACAGGCCCCGTGCGCTGGCCTCACGGCCGACCGTGCCTCGGCCCGCTTAATCAACAATCCCGACGATGCCGCATCTCTGCTACGAGACTACTTGGGATCGCTGCGGGTTGATCGCAGCACCGGTGCTCCAAAGCTCTACAAGCCAGCCATGGTCGACGTTGTGCTGGCCGGCATCGAAAGCGGCGAGGTGACGCACAATCGCATCGACTTTGATTGGCTCGCCGGGCGTTTTCGCGAGCGCATGGCGGAGTTTGGCCAGACGGTCACCGACACCCAAGCGGCGATGGTGGCGTTTCATTTGTCGAGCGAACCGTTCTGGTTGTTGTCATACCAGCAAGGCGCAGAGATCATCACCACTTCAACAGGGCTCTCCGCTGATGGCTTCCGAAGCCGTATCCGACAGATTTCGATTCGACAGCCGTTCTGGGAGACACTGCAGGCACCCTCGCGGCTGGGGGCGATCCGCAACCACCTGCAACAAACCTGGTGGCCGAGCGATGGAGTTGATATGAACGTGAAACTTGACGAGGGGCTACTTGCGCGTGCGGCGAAGGAAACGATTCGGCCATGGCTGATTGATAAACGCAAGCTGGACGACACGAAGGCCGAGGGCTATCACCACCAGCAGGTGATCCCGCGGGCCCAGCCCCACCTTACGCGCGAAGCCTTGGAGGCGGACGCGGTCGGGCATGTCACAGAGGCAATTAAGGCCAGCGCCAATCTGCTCTCACAATATGAGCACTTGCACCCGGTCGAATTTCTGGCTCAGGTCGATGCGGCCGAAGCGCGCACACATCTCTTGGACTTGCTTCACGGGGATGACCCGGTCGTCGAGCGGATCCGGCATTTCCTTGATTGGGGTGGTTTTCGGAAAGGGGGCGATGGACGCAAAATCGGCTTCAATGGCACCATCGTCAGTTATCTGCTCGCGATGAGCAATCCAGCGGAGCACGCTTTCTGCAAGCCCGAGGTCTATCGAGCTGCTGCGTTGGCATTGCTGGGCCCCGAAGCCGTGGTAGCCGATCCGGCAGAGCGGATTGAACATGCAACCGCCCTTTACAGAGTGGCCTTGGCCCTACTCAAAGAGAAACATGCATTGCCGTTTACGGATCTGATGCATGTGCACATTTCGTTCTACATCGTCAAAAATGGTGCCGGTGGCTACCCCAACTGGGAACAGCTTCGAGAGACCATGATCGGCAGGAAACCGAAGAGGGTTACTATGTCATCGACCAACCACCTCAATCTCGTGCTGTATGGGCCGCCTGGCACAGGCAAGACGTACAACGCGGTCCGTGAAGCCGTACGACTGTGCGATGGCCAGCTTCCAGACGAGCATGACCAGGTGCTGAATCGGTTTCGCCGCCTCCAGGAGGATGGTCGTATCGGTTTTGTCACCTTCCACCAATCCTACGGTTATGAGGACTTCATGGAGGGGATCAGCCCGGCGATCGAGGACGCTGAGGCTGAGGTCAGCGACGACGAGAATTCGGAAGGGGGTGACATTCGCTATCAATGCCGAGATGGCGTGTTCAAGAAAATGTGCAATCTGGCAAAGTCCCACATTTCACGTCCGCGTAAACAGGTCAATGTCGACCCTGCGAAAGTGGCGGTATGGAAGATGTCGCTGGGTAACACGGCGGACCCGGAGCAATCCGCAATCTACGACGAGTGCCTGGAGAACAACTACATCCTACTGGGCTACGGCGACGACATTGATTTCTCCAAATGCAATTCCCGTTCGGCCGTCCATCAGCTGCATTTGAAAGAGTATGGCCATCCAAAGCGGCTCAAAACATCAGCTTCTCTCGTCCACGCCTTGAAACATCAGATGAAGATCGGCGACCTGGTCGTGATCTCAGATGGAAATTTTAAGTTTCGCGCCATCGGACGAATCGCCGGCGATTATCAATTTCTCCAGAACGAGGACCGCGAGAGCTATCGTCAGATGCGTCCCGTCGAGTGGCTGGTTGTGTGTGACGAAAGTCTGCCACGTGAAAAGATCAGTACCAAGGTGTTTTCTCAACGCACCATTCACCGCTTGAATCACCAGTCACTCAAGCTTGACGCCCTGCGTGACATGCTCTCTGCGAAGGATAACGGTGCCAACCAGGTTCTTCCGTACGTCCTGATCATCGACGAAATCAACCGCGGCAACATTTCCAAGATTCTGGGCGAACTCATCACCTTATTGGAACCGGACAAACGTCTTGGTGAACCAAATGAGCTCAAGATCACGCTGCCTTACTCCGGCGACAGCTTTGGCGTTCCGGCCAACCTGCATGTGCTCGGGACTATGAACACCGCCGATCGCTCCATCGCCTTCCTCGACGTCGCCCTTCGCCGGCGATTCGTCTTTCGCGAGATGATGCCTGAACTCGGAGTCATCCGACATCTAGTCGGCGATAATGGTCGCATCGGTGACGTGGATGTGGCGAAGGTACTCGAAACGATCAACCGCCGGATCGAACTGCTCTTTGATCGGGATCACCAAATCGGACACTCATACCTGCTGGGCGTGCAGACGCTGGCGGACCTGCGCGACGTCTTCGTTTCAACGGTCATTCCGCTGCTGCAGGAGTATTTCTATGAAGACTGGGCCAAGGTGTGCGCGGTACTGGGGTGTCCATACGATTCGGAAACGGGGAAGGTAAAGCAGGTGACGCCGATCATTCAGACGGAGTTGCTCTCGGCCGATGACCTGCTGGATGGGGATTTGAGTGACATGGAGAATCGTGTTCGCTGTCATGTCAGCAGCGATTTTTGTCAGGCGACTGATGAGGAGACGCTTGAGCCTTACTTCCACGGCGTCACCGGAAGGCCCGTTAAATCCGCGCAACTCCTGGCCAATCTCTGA